Proteins encoded in a region of the Desulfovibrio sp. genome:
- a CDS encoding 6-phosphofructo-2-kinase/fructose-2,6-bisphosphatase: MQKLYVAMVGLPARGKSTLAKRIRDGLMTEGISARLFNNGDMRRALIGAESTDPNFYDPNNQTGREAREMICMRNMEQAREWLASEGEVAILDATNVSRARRHLIETTLTDHPVLFVECVNEDQLLLNACIRRKTTLPEYASYTEEAALASFMKRISYYETIYEPLQDEKYWLRVDSTANRILDERPCESSPYYPAIREMVVSVWIQCLYLARHGQTEFNLRGRIGGDPPLTATGRAQAQALATHLRDKPIEWVFTSTRIRSHETATPLLTERPEAHAMAFKEFDEIWAGDCEGMLYSEIRERMPEVTLGRNASKYTYAYPNGESYAMLRERVQRGLRRALFLAGDAPLIIVGHQAINRVLLSLFLRQRNEDVPFIYIPQNQYYHISLTPRRKVFERVPYDGSHGVNLLEP; the protein is encoded by the coding sequence ATGCAAAAACTATATGTGGCCATGGTTGGTCTGCCCGCAAGGGGAAAATCCACGCTGGCAAAGCGTATCCGCGACGGGCTCATGACCGAAGGCATCTCCGCCAGGCTTTTCAACAATGGCGACATGCGACGGGCGCTTATTGGCGCGGAATCCACCGACCCCAATTTTTACGACCCCAACAATCAAACGGGCCGCGAAGCCCGCGAAATGATCTGCATGCGCAACATGGAGCAGGCCCGGGAATGGCTGGCCAGCGAAGGCGAGGTGGCCATTCTGGACGCTACCAACGTGAGCCGCGCCCGCAGGCACCTGATCGAAACGACGCTCACCGACCATCCGGTGCTCTTTGTGGAATGCGTCAACGAAGACCAGCTGCTGCTCAATGCCTGCATCCGCCGCAAAACCACCCTGCCGGAATACGCCTCGTATACAGAAGAAGCGGCCCTCGCCAGCTTTATGAAGCGCATCAGCTACTACGAAACTATCTACGAACCCCTGCAGGACGAAAAATACTGGCTGCGGGTCGATTCCACCGCCAACCGCATTCTGGACGAACGTCCCTGCGAGAGTTCGCCCTACTATCCCGCCATACGCGAAATGGTTGTGAGCGTATGGATCCAGTGCCTGTATCTGGCACGCCACGGACAAACGGAATTCAACCTGCGTGGCCGTATCGGCGGCGACCCGCCGCTCACCGCCACTGGCCGCGCACAGGCACAGGCGCTGGCAACCCACCTGCGCGACAAGCCCATTGAATGGGTATTTACCTCAACGCGCATACGCTCGCACGAAACAGCCACGCCCCTGCTCACCGAGCGGCCCGAGGCCCACGCCATGGCCTTTAAGGAATTTGACGAAATATGGGCGGGCGACTGCGAGGGCATGCTGTACAGCGAGATTCGCGAGCGTATGCCCGAGGTGACCCTGGGCCGCAACGCCAGCAAATACACATACGCCTACCCCAATGGCGAAAGCTACGCCATGCTGCGCGAACGGGTGCAGCGCGGCCTACGGCGGGCGCTTTTTCTGGCGGGCGACGCGCCCCTGATCATTGTGGGGCATCAGGCCATCAACCGTGTGCTTCTTTCACTCTTTTTGCGGCAGCGCAATGAAGATGTGCCCTTTATCTACATTCCACAAAACCAGTATTACCACATCAGTCTTACCCCGCGCCGCAAGGTGTTCGAACGCGTTCCTTACGACGGTTCACACGGGGTTAACCTGCTGGAGCCGTAA
- the tyrS gene encoding tyrosine--tRNA ligase, translating to MTDIDRQMAIIKRGIAELIDEKELRKKLERGTPLRIKVGFDPTAPDLHLGHTVVMHKMRHFQELGHHVIFLIGDFTGRIGDPSGRSETRPPLTEEQVLANAETYKKQVFKILDPQKTEVAFNSAWLGKMDATGFIKLASSYTVARMMERDDFEKRFREQRPISIHEFLYPLCQGYDSVALKSDVEMGGTDQKFNLLVGRTLQAHYGIESQCILTLPLLEGTDGVRKMSKSYGNYIGIDEAPSQIFGKVMAISDELMWRYYELLSAKSLEDIAALKASVQNGELHPKAAKENLAHEMVSRYHSEKDADEARQGFNAVFAGGGVPDDMPEHTCACGEDSTPPVFLEAAGLVKSRGEAKRLMKEGALSVDGERCEDAITPLTAGEYVVKLGKKRFLKLIVR from the coding sequence ATGACGGATATTGACCGCCAAATGGCCATCATCAAGCGCGGCATTGCCGAGCTTATTGACGAAAAAGAACTGCGCAAAAAGCTTGAACGCGGCACACCGCTGCGCATCAAGGTGGGTTTTGACCCCACCGCTCCCGACCTGCACCTTGGGCACACGGTTGTGATGCACAAGATGCGCCATTTTCAGGAGCTGGGGCACCATGTCATCTTTCTTATCGGCGACTTCACGGGCCGCATCGGCGACCCTTCCGGTCGCTCTGAAACCCGCCCGCCCCTCACCGAAGAACAGGTGCTCGCCAACGCAGAGACCTACAAAAAGCAGGTCTTCAAAATCCTTGATCCGCAAAAGACCGAGGTAGCCTTCAACTCTGCATGGCTTGGCAAAATGGACGCCACCGGCTTTATCAAGCTGGCCTCGAGCTACACCGTGGCCCGCATGATGGAGCGCGACGACTTTGAAAAGCGTTTTCGCGAACAGCGTCCCATTTCCATCCACGAATTTTTGTACCCCCTGTGTCAGGGTTATGACTCTGTTGCTCTCAAGAGCGACGTTGAAATGGGCGGTACCGACCAGAAGTTCAACCTGCTGGTGGGCCGCACCCTTCAGGCGCACTATGGCATTGAAAGCCAGTGCATCCTGACCCTGCCCCTGCTTGAGGGTACCGATGGCGTGCGCAAGATGTCAAAATCTTACGGCAACTACATCGGTATCGATGAAGCCCCCTCGCAGATTTTCGGCAAGGTCATGGCCATTTCTGACGAGCTCATGTGGCGCTATTACGAGCTGCTTTCTGCCAAAAGCCTTGAAGACATCGCAGCACTCAAGGCTTCTGTGCAGAACGGCGAGCTGCACCCCAAGGCCGCCAAGGAAAACCTGGCTCACGAAATGGTGAGCCGTTACCACAGCGAAAAAGACGCCGACGAGGCCCGCCAGGGTTTCAACGCCGTATTTGCTGGCGGCGGCGTGCCGGATGACATGCCCGAACACACTTGCGCCTGCGGCGAAGACAGCACCCCTCCGGTGTTTCTTGAAGCGGCTGGCCTTGTGAAGAGCCGTGGCGAAGCCAAGCGCCTCATGAAAGAAGGCGCGCTTTCCGTTGACGGCGAGCGCTGCGAAGACGCCATTACCCCGCTGACTGCTGGTGAATATGTGGTCAAACTGGGCAAAAAACGCTTTTTGAAACTCATCGTGCGTTAA
- the ilvB gene encoding acetolactate synthase large subunit — protein MLRLTGAELTIRLLENQGVTHIAGIPGGFNLPLYDALGRRGTIRHILARHEQGAGFIAQGMARVTGRPGVIFATSGPGATNTLTALADARMDSVPLVCITGQVPLSMIGTDAFQEVDIYGMSIPATKHNFIVRSIEELLRVIPEAFAIAAGDRPGPVLVDIPRDVQVAVAELQDLPVAGGAAPMPKPDAQALARAAELMNRAERPLLLLGGGTSSPEASEAVLAFMEARRIPAVMSLRGLGAIPHGHELVVGMLGMHGARASNLLVEECDLLMVVGARLGDRATGRLDSFCPKTGIVHIDIDACEVGKLRTPQVGITADAADALNALLPLLHSNNHEPWLERVAACKAEHGLRFDRTDEVCSPYGIIRQVAEILDGKGIVATDVGQHQMRVAQAYPMTQPRQWLTSGGLGTMGFGLPAAIGAALAKPEETVVCFSGDGSLLMNIQEMATAVENQANVKIILCNNEALGLVQQQQDLFFGGRLFGSAFTAGTDFVRIAQGFGMPAYSLNSESDPRAVLQKALTNPGPCLLEVRMSAEEKVFPMVPPGAANSQMIEGVNA, from the coding sequence ATGTTACGTCTTACGGGAGCAGAACTCACCATCCGCCTGCTGGAAAACCAGGGTGTTACGCACATTGCGGGTATTCCGGGCGGCTTCAATCTTCCCCTTTACGACGCTCTTGGTCGCAGGGGAACAATCCGCCACATTCTCGCCCGGCACGAGCAGGGCGCTGGTTTCATAGCTCAGGGCATGGCCAGGGTAACTGGTCGCCCCGGCGTTATCTTTGCCACATCCGGCCCCGGGGCCACCAACACGCTCACGGCTCTGGCCGATGCGCGCATGGATTCCGTGCCGCTGGTCTGCATCACCGGGCAGGTTCCCCTGAGCATGATCGGTACAGACGCCTTTCAGGAGGTGGACATCTACGGCATGTCCATCCCCGCCACCAAGCACAACTTTATTGTACGCTCCATCGAAGAGCTCTTGCGCGTCATTCCCGAGGCTTTTGCCATTGCCGCAGGCGACCGCCCCGGTCCCGTGCTGGTGGATATTCCTCGTGACGTGCAGGTGGCTGTGGCCGAGCTGCAGGATCTGCCCGTAGCAGGCGGGGCTGCTCCCATGCCCAAGCCCGATGCACAGGCTCTGGCCCGTGCCGCAGAGCTTATGAACCGCGCAGAGCGCCCCCTGCTGTTGCTGGGCGGCGGCACGTCGTCTCCCGAGGCGTCTGAAGCCGTGCTGGCTTTTATGGAAGCACGACGCATACCGGCGGTCATGTCGTTGCGTGGGCTTGGCGCCATACCGCACGGGCACGAGCTGGTCGTGGGCATGCTGGGCATGCACGGGGCGCGGGCCTCCAATCTGCTGGTAGAAGAATGCGACCTGCTCATGGTGGTGGGAGCGCGTCTTGGCGACCGCGCCACCGGCAGGCTGGACAGCTTTTGTCCCAAAACCGGCATTGTACACATTGATATTGATGCCTGCGAAGTGGGCAAGCTGCGCACGCCACAGGTAGGCATTACGGCAGATGCGGCAGATGCCCTCAACGCCCTGTTGCCTCTGCTGCACAGCAACAATCACGAGCCCTGGCTTGAGCGCGTGGCCGCCTGCAAGGCAGAGCACGGCCTGCGTTTTGACCGCACGGACGAGGTGTGCTCTCCCTATGGCATCATCCGGCAGGTGGCGGAGATTCTGGACGGCAAGGGCATTGTGGCCACAGACGTGGGCCAGCACCAGATGCGCGTGGCTCAGGCCTACCCCATGACCCAGCCCCGGCAGTGGCTCACATCGGGCGGGCTTGGAACCATGGGCTTTGGCCTGCCCGCCGCCATTGGCGCTGCGTTGGCAAAGCCTGAAGAAACCGTGGTCTGTTTTTCTGGTGACGGCAGCCTGCTCATGAATATTCAGGAAATGGCCACCGCTGTTGAAAATCAGGCCAACGTCAAGATCATTCTGTGCAACAACGAGGCCCTTGGCCTTGTGCAGCAACAGCAGGATCTGTTCTTTGGGGGCCGCCTGTTTGGTTCGGCCTTTACGGCGGGTACAGACTTTGTGCGCATTGCCCAGGGGTTTGGCATGCCTGCCTACAGCCTGAATAGCGAGAGCGACCCCAGGGCCGTGCTGCAAAAGGCCCTGACAAATCCCGGGCCGTGTCTGCTTGAGGTGCGCATGAGCGCAGAAGAAAAGGTATTTCCCATGGTGCCGCCAGGAGCGGCCAACAGCCAGATGATAGAGGGGGTTAACGCATGA
- the tsf gene encoding translation elongation factor Ts, whose translation MAITAQLVKELRDMTAAGMMDCKKALVEVEGDLEKAVDWLRQKGMAKAAKKSGRATSEGLVTVAASADGMHIAMGSLLCETDFVARGEQFQAMATRVTQVILDKAPADAEALEALLGEEVTQLIASVGENMQLGKFARFSKKGANDVVGQYIHANSKIGVLVYLTCGKAESATKPEVIELAKNLAMQVAAASPLALDAASLDQAAVEREREVYRQKAIEEGKPAQIVDKIADGAVKKFQKEVCLMEQPFIRDDKKTITDVVRETGKAIGDEITVTGFERIQLAAE comes from the coding sequence ATGGCTATCACTGCACAATTGGTTAAAGAACTGCGCGACATGACCGCTGCAGGCATGATGGACTGCAAGAAGGCTCTGGTTGAAGTGGAAGGCGACCTGGAAAAGGCCGTTGACTGGCTGCGCCAGAAGGGCATGGCCAAGGCTGCCAAAAAGTCTGGCCGCGCCACCAGCGAAGGCCTCGTGACCGTGGCCGCCAGCGCCGACGGCATGCACATCGCCATGGGTTCGCTGCTTTGCGAAACCGACTTCGTGGCCCGCGGCGAACAGTTCCAGGCCATGGCCACCCGCGTGACCCAGGTTATCCTTGATAAGGCCCCCGCTGACGCCGAAGCTCTTGAAGCCCTCCTGGGCGAAGAAGTGACCCAGCTCATCGCCTCTGTGGGCGAAAACATGCAGCTTGGCAAGTTTGCCCGCTTCAGCAAGAAGGGCGCCAACGATGTGGTGGGCCAGTACATCCACGCCAACAGCAAGATCGGCGTGCTCGTGTACCTCACCTGCGGCAAGGCCGAAAGCGCCACCAAGCCCGAAGTGATTGAACTGGCCAAGAACCTTGCCATGCAGGTTGCCGCCGCCAGCCCCCTGGCTCTCGACGCCGCCAGCCTTGATCAGGCCGCTGTGGAACGTGAACGCGAAGTTTACCGCCAGAAGGCCATTGAAGAAGGCAAGCCTGCCCAGATCGTGGACAAAATTGCCGATGGCGCCGTGAAGAAGTTCCAGAAGGAAGTGTGCCTCATGGAACAGCCCTTCATCCGCGACGACAAGAAGACCATCACCGACGTTGTGCGCGAAACGGGCAAGGCCATCGGCGACGAAATCACGGTCACCGGTTTCGAACGCATTCAGCTTGCTGCCGAATAG
- a CDS encoding GGDEF domain-containing protein encodes MLATRSHWVVHSGWLAVLAVVICANVVFDYFQVKSADSRLLVFENSIAANVVKFELASATSLINAVEELVTGTDSPGLQSALSHPSGSNTHMAHNAGPLDKNHAAELLGALARSHPLVGSISLANSSGLIASIGSVENSSDAVVFTRIIQIEDREPLTLTLMLSKGYWQQHAAFNSNETDTALYTASGKMLLPFARITTTEVQELVTAMRGMDTDAASFGGGLVPMGTEKLRFVLRKVAAPFVEGGPLLVITVMTGSETLARWRGNMLVQVLCWLAAAIVSTIVLLVEARSRHQFEMSAVKMHESVQARDKFISVLMEHAPIMVSYWDSQRKCRYANKMYRNWFGKSETEIAGIDVRTLLGDEQYEKCASLIDATLLGESQHFEQQRLKADGSHGYVLSRYIPDADGFGVKGFFVIASDITELKLTQLQLERRIEDLYSMATTDALTGLDNRRNLLEKVQLEIDRALRYRQNVVFLMMDLDHFKIINDTYGHDAGDRVLQRVGTLLHETTRTPDHVGRLGGEEFGILLTDVTTPQATEIAEQLRRKMAALVVSYGDVEICFTVSIGVAGLFVPAENPLLDLMKRADAAMYQAKNSGRNCVRVAEDLAEPGLVEGTAPKAS; translated from the coding sequence ATGTTGGCTACTCGTTCTCACTGGGTCGTGCACAGTGGCTGGTTGGCTGTGCTGGCGGTTGTAATTTGCGCCAATGTTGTCTTTGACTACTTTCAGGTCAAATCTGCCGATTCCCGGCTGCTGGTATTCGAAAACAGTATTGCCGCGAACGTTGTCAAGTTTGAACTTGCCAGCGCGACCTCGCTGATCAATGCGGTGGAGGAACTGGTGACCGGGACGGATTCTCCTGGCTTGCAGTCTGCCCTCTCGCACCCGTCGGGCTCCAATACCCATATGGCTCATAATGCGGGGCCGCTGGACAAAAACCATGCGGCAGAGCTCCTTGGCGCCCTTGCCCGTAGCCACCCCCTTGTGGGAAGCATAAGTCTGGCAAACAGCTCTGGCCTTATTGCCTCCATAGGCAGTGTGGAAAATTCTTCAGACGCTGTCGTATTTACCCGCATCATTCAAATTGAAGACCGTGAGCCACTTACCCTGACGCTTATGCTCAGCAAGGGCTACTGGCAGCAGCATGCCGCCTTCAATTCCAACGAAACTGATACAGCCCTGTACACGGCATCGGGCAAGATGCTGCTGCCCTTTGCCCGCATTACAACGACTGAAGTACAGGAACTTGTCACTGCCATGCGTGGCATGGATACCGATGCAGCATCTTTCGGTGGCGGCTTAGTTCCTATGGGCACTGAAAAACTGAGATTTGTACTGCGTAAGGTTGCGGCCCCCTTTGTTGAAGGCGGCCCGCTGCTTGTCATAACGGTGATGACCGGCAGCGAAACACTTGCCCGCTGGCGCGGCAACATGCTTGTTCAGGTGCTTTGCTGGCTTGCGGCAGCCATTGTTTCCACCATAGTGCTACTGGTTGAAGCCCGGTCACGCCACCAGTTTGAAATGTCGGCGGTAAAGATGCACGAAAGCGTGCAGGCGCGTGACAAGTTCATCAGCGTGCTTATGGAGCACGCACCCATCATGGTTTCGTACTGGGATTCGCAGCGTAAGTGCCGCTATGCCAACAAAATGTACAGGAACTGGTTTGGCAAAAGCGAAACGGAGATTGCGGGTATTGATGTGCGAACCCTGCTGGGCGATGAGCAGTATGAAAAATGCGCATCCCTCATTGATGCCACCCTGCTTGGAGAGTCCCAGCATTTTGAACAGCAGCGCCTGAAGGCCGACGGTAGCCACGGCTATGTGCTTTCACGCTATATACCTGACGCAGACGGGTTTGGGGTAAAGGGATTTTTTGTCATTGCCTCTGACATCACAGAGCTCAAGCTGACCCAGCTGCAACTTGAAAGGCGCATTGAGGATCTGTACTCAATGGCAACCACGGATGCCCTTACCGGGCTCGATAACCGCCGTAATCTGCTGGAAAAGGTGCAGCTCGAGATAGATCGCGCCCTGCGCTACCGGCAGAATGTGGTATTTTTGATGATGGATCTCGACCATTTCAAGATAATTAACGACACATACGGCCACGATGCCGGCGACCGTGTTTTGCAGCGCGTGGGTACCCTATTGCACGAAACCACGCGTACGCCCGACCATGTGGGGCGGCTTGGCGGCGAAGAGTTTGGCATATTGCTGACCGACGTGACAACGCCACAGGCCACGGAGATCGCTGAACAACTGCGCCGAAAAATGGCGGCTCTTGTGGTTTCCTACGGTGATGTGGAGATATGTTTCACAGTAAGCATAGGTGTGGCGGGGTTGTTTGTCCCCGCGGAAAATCCCCTGCTAGACCTGATGAAGCGGGCAGATGCAGCCATGTATCAGGCAAAGAACAGCGGAAGAAACTGTGTGCGCGTGGCTGAAGATCTGGCTGAACCTGGGCTGGTTGAGGGTACTGCACCCAAAGCCTCGTAG
- a CDS encoding transporter associated domain-containing protein, whose protein sequence is MWDLAWVYDPSAWAGLGTLILLEVVLGVDNLVFISILVGKLPPEKKRQAFMTGLGLALLMRMVLLAFMARLVMLTDPLFTLGGHGYSARDLILMAGGVFLLLKGTMELHDRLEGHAGRFNTEGPRVSYWQVIFQIIILDAVFSLDSIITSVGMVDHVFIMMLAVVAAMVIMVLAAAPLLEFVERHPTVIVLCLGFLLMIGLSLLADGLGYHIPKGYMYAAIGFSVAVEACNQWALRSRRRRYSMRDMRESTARVILNLLGGGVPGGGEAQLEAAALAGDANGQLFAPKERDMVARVIRLGGRTARFIMIPRQRVEWLDSNADRTTATRFAAASRLAWLPVLRRDTDEVLGVVHPGDILLQEQQGIGNKEWNLKTYLRPAPTIFEHTPLPTILEDFRTHPAPLAFVRDEYGSVVGIITPAELLSVLAGQMGDMPAGPEVCRRPDGSWVFPGRLAVDLFASWLGVSLPPRLFSATLGGLILERLGRIPEQGARLRYQGWELEITRMDRRRIDEVRAVKLLLPHSDSRKKKK, encoded by the coding sequence ATGTGGGATCTGGCATGGGTATATGACCCTTCGGCATGGGCCGGTCTGGGCACGCTGATACTGCTTGAAGTGGTGCTTGGCGTGGATAACCTGGTGTTCATATCGATTCTTGTGGGCAAGCTGCCACCGGAAAAGAAACGCCAGGCATTCATGACCGGTCTTGGTCTTGCCCTGCTCATGCGCATGGTACTGCTGGCCTTTATGGCGCGGCTAGTCATGCTCACAGACCCCCTGTTTACGCTGGGCGGGCACGGCTACTCGGCCCGTGACCTCATCCTTATGGCTGGCGGCGTCTTTTTGTTGCTCAAGGGCACCATGGAGCTGCATGACAGGCTTGAGGGCCACGCTGGCAGATTCAATACCGAAGGGCCGCGCGTTAGTTACTGGCAGGTGATTTTTCAGATCATCATACTGGACGCCGTATTTTCGCTCGATTCCATCATTACCTCTGTGGGTATGGTTGACCACGTGTTCATCATGATGCTGGCCGTGGTGGCGGCCATGGTCATCATGGTGCTGGCGGCCGCCCCCCTGCTGGAATTTGTGGAACGCCACCCCACGGTCATTGTGCTCTGCCTTGGTTTTCTGCTGATGATCGGCCTGAGCCTGCTGGCAGACGGCCTTGGCTACCATATCCCCAAGGGCTACATGTACGCGGCCATCGGTTTTTCCGTGGCGGTCGAGGCCTGCAACCAGTGGGCCCTGCGCAGCAGGCGCAGGCGCTACAGCATGCGCGACATGCGTGAATCAACTGCGCGCGTGATTCTCAACCTGCTGGGAGGCGGCGTTCCCGGTGGTGGCGAGGCCCAGCTTGAGGCTGCGGCTCTGGCGGGTGACGCCAACGGGCAGCTTTTTGCCCCCAAGGAAAGGGACATGGTCGCCCGCGTTATCCGCCTGGGCGGCCGCACGGCACGTTTTATCATGATTCCACGCCAGCGTGTGGAGTGGCTCGACAGCAATGCCGACCGCACCACGGCCACCCGGTTTGCTGCGGCCTCACGCCTTGCGTGGCTGCCCGTGCTGCGGCGTGATACCGACGAAGTGCTGGGTGTGGTGCACCCCGGCGACATTCTGCTGCAGGAACAGCAGGGCATAGGCAACAAGGAATGGAACCTGAAGACCTACCTGCGCCCCGCGCCAACAATTTTTGAGCATACCCCGCTGCCGACCATCCTTGAAGATTTTCGTACCCATCCGGCCCCTCTGGCCTTTGTGCGCGACGAATACGGCAGCGTTGTGGGTATCATTACCCCCGCAGAACTGCTGAGCGTGCTTGCCGGGCAGATGGGTGACATGCCCGCTGGCCCAGAGGTATGCCGCAGGCCTGACGGCAGCTGGGTGTTTCCTGGCCGCTTGGCGGTGGATCTGTTTGCCAGCTGGCTTGGGGTAAGCCTGCCGCCGCGCCTTTTCAGCGCCACCCTTGGCGGGTTGATCTTGGAACGGCTGGGCCGCATACCCGAACAGGGCGCGCGCCTGCGCTATCAGGGCTGGGAGCTGGAGATAACCCGCATGGACCGCCGCCGTATCGACGAAGTGAGGGCGGTCAAACTGCTGTTGCCCCACAGCGACAGCCGCAAGAAAAAAAAGTAA
- the ilvN gene encoding acetolactate synthase small subunit has product MNGSMTSALTTLHLSVNNHPGVLSHVCGLFAGRAYNLEGVLVTPEANGDTCRMWLVVKDDGRMEQIVKQVRKLHDVLDVQVGHAEPSVFNRLAGCLEC; this is encoded by the coding sequence ATGAACGGTTCCATGACGAGCGCACTTACGACCTTGCACTTGAGCGTCAACAATCATCCCGGCGTGCTTTCGCACGTGTGCGGCCTCTTTGCTGGCCGCGCCTATAACCTTGAAGGCGTGCTGGTTACGCCCGAGGCCAACGGCGATACCTGCCGCATGTGGCTGGTGGTCAAGGACGACGGGCGCATGGAGCAGATTGTAAAGCAGGTGCGCAAGCTGCACGATGTGCTGGATGTGCAGGTGGGCCATGCAGAGCCCTCGGTATTCAACCGTCTGGCCGGTTGCCTTGAATGCTGA
- the rpsB gene encoding 30S ribosomal protein S2: MAYVSMKQMLETGVHFGHQTRRWNPKMRPYIFGARNGIHIIDLQQTVKLFRVAYDKVVDTVAKGGKVLFIGTKRQAQEAVAAEAGRAGQYHVTNRWMGGTLTNFVTIQKSVDRLKKLEAMFGDGTINRYQKKEILLLEREMNKLEETLGGIKNMDRLPQLAFIIDPHREDIAVKECRKLGIPIVAVTDTNCDPDVIDFIIPGNDDAIRAIKLFVAAFAEACMEGEAMNKDRKGEVVNAEEAMQKAEAAAPAQEAAAE; this comes from the coding sequence ATGGCTTATGTCAGCATGAAGCAAATGCTGGAAACCGGCGTGCATTTCGGTCACCAGACCCGCCGCTGGAACCCCAAGATGCGTCCTTACATCTTTGGCGCCCGCAACGGCATCCATATCATCGACCTGCAGCAGACCGTCAAGCTGTTCCGCGTCGCCTACGACAAAGTGGTCGACACTGTTGCCAAGGGCGGCAAGGTGCTGTTCATCGGTACCAAGCGCCAGGCTCAGGAAGCTGTGGCCGCCGAAGCTGGTCGCGCTGGTCAGTACCATGTGACCAACCGTTGGATGGGCGGTACGCTCACCAACTTTGTCACCATCCAGAAGAGCGTGGACCGTCTGAAGAAGCTCGAAGCCATGTTTGGCGACGGCACCATCAATCGCTACCAGAAGAAGGAAATCCTGCTTCTGGAACGCGAAATGAACAAGCTCGAGGAAACTCTGGGCGGTATCAAGAACATGGACCGTCTGCCCCAGCTTGCCTTCATCATCGACCCGCATCGTGAAGACATCGCCGTGAAGGAATGCCGCAAGCTCGGTATCCCGATCGTGGCCGTGACCGACACCAATTGCGACCCCGATGTCATTGATTTCATCATCCCCGGCAACGACGACGCCATCCGCGCCATCAAGTTGTTTGTGGCTGCTTTCGCCGAAGCCTGCATGGAAGGCGAAGCCATGAACAAGGATCGCAAGGGCGAAGTTGTGAACGCCGAAGAAGCCATGCAGAAGGCCGAAGCCGCCGCGCCCGCTCAGGAAGCCGCCGCCGAATAG